From one Lycium barbarum isolate Lr01 chromosome 6, ASM1917538v2, whole genome shotgun sequence genomic stretch:
- the LOC132643873 gene encoding uncharacterized protein LOC132643873, with product MARDLIDHEIWWQLRMGSSLFWFDNWTGLGPLYFLTDSPFYCDENINNVYDVVTDGRWNETVIRNILPEELADHILNEIQPPSKGNELDVPYWKLSTNGQFSVKTTWEYVRSKAEKRDIYKKMWVKGLPYKVAFTMWRVWHFKVPLDEVLTSLGCTCNK from the exons ATGGCTAGAGACCTTATTGATCATGAAATTTGGTGGCAGTTGAGGATGGGTTCATCTCTcttttggtttgacaattggacaGGCTTAGGCCCTTTGTATTTTCTCACAGATTCTCCTTTTTACTGTGATGAGAATATTAATAATGTCTATGATGTTGTTACTGATGGAAGATGGAATGAGACTGTTATTAGAAACATCTTACCTGAGGAGCTTGCAGATCATATTTTGAATGAGATTCAGCCTCCAAGTAAAGGAAATGAGCTTGATGTTCCATATTGGAAATTATCCACCAATGGGCAATTCAGTGTGAAAACAACATGGGAATATGTTAGAAGTAAAGCAGAAAAAAGAGATATTTATAAGAAGATGTGGGTGAAGGGTTTGCCTTATAAGGTTGCTTTTACAATGTGGAGAGTTTGGCACTTTAAAGTTCCTTTGGATGAG GTATTGACATCACTGGGCTGCACTTGCAACAAATAA
- the LOC132599602 gene encoding zinc finger protein ZAT11-like: protein MKRSREDDGQVEAQAMANCALILNNKLDHWNDFECKTCNKRFPSFQALGGHRASHKRPRLLANFVIEAKKNKMHKCSICGMEFSLGQALGGHMRRHREEINKTSTMIPMLKKSNSSKRIFCLDLNLTPDDDIDLKLWPTALAPSPVLRIFI from the coding sequence ATGAAAAGAAGCAGAGAAGATGATGGGCAAGTGGAAGCACAAGCCATGGCTAACTGCGCCTTAATTCTAAACAACAAACTAGATCATTGGAATGACTTCGAATGCAAGACTTGTAATAAACGTTTCCCATCTTTCCAAGCCCTTGGTGGTCACCGTGCAAGTCATAAAAGGCCAAGATTACTCGCAAATTTTGTTATTGAAGCCAAAAAGAATAAGATGCATAAATGTTCTATATGTGGAATGGAGTTTTCTTTAGGTCAAGCATTAGGCGGACACATGAGGCGTCACCGTGAAGAAATTAATAAAACGTCGACGATGATACCGATGTTGAAGAAGTCAAATAGCAGCAAGAGAATATTTTGCTTGGACTTAAACTTAACAcctgatgatgatattgatctgAAGTTATGGCCAACGGCACTAGCTCCATCTCCCGTTTTACGTATCTTTATTTAG